A single Dechloromonas denitrificans DNA region contains:
- a CDS encoding enoyl-CoA hydratase, whose translation MTQVVLVETHGKVGLIRINRPEAMNALNNDVVDGIGAAIDAFEADEAIGCIVITGNEKAFAAGADIGFMKDFDYMHAYKTDFITRNWERIKTTRKPVIAAVAGFALGGGCEMAMMCDMIYAADTAKFGQPEVKLGTLPGAGGTQRLPRAVGKAKAMDLCLTGRMMDAVEAEKAGLVARIIPADQLLEETLKAATTIAGYSLPVVMMIKESVNRAFESSLNEGLLFERRVFHSSFALEDQKEGMAAFAEKRKASFKNR comes from the coding sequence ATGACACAGGTAGTTCTGGTTGAAACCCACGGCAAGGTTGGCCTGATCCGCATCAACCGTCCGGAAGCGATGAATGCGCTGAACAACGACGTGGTCGACGGCATCGGCGCGGCGATCGATGCCTTCGAAGCCGACGAAGCGATCGGCTGCATCGTCATCACCGGCAATGAGAAAGCCTTCGCCGCCGGAGCCGACATCGGCTTCATGAAGGATTTCGACTACATGCACGCCTACAAGACCGACTTCATCACCCGCAACTGGGAGCGCATCAAGACGACGCGCAAGCCGGTCATCGCGGCGGTGGCCGGCTTTGCGCTGGGCGGTGGCTGCGAGATGGCGATGATGTGCGACATGATCTATGCCGCCGACACCGCCAAGTTCGGCCAGCCGGAAGTCAAGCTCGGCACCCTGCCCGGCGCCGGTGGCACGCAGCGCCTGCCGCGCGCCGTCGGCAAGGCCAAAGCGATGGACCTCTGCCTGACCGGCCGGATGATGGATGCCGTCGAAGCCGAGAAAGCCGGCCTCGTCGCCCGCATCATCCCGGCCGATCAACTCCTCGAAGAAACGCTGAAGGCGGCGACGACCATTGCCGGCTACTCGCTGCCGGTGGTGATGATGATCAAGGAATCGGTCAATCGCGCCTTCGAGTCGTCGCTCAACGAAGGCCTGCTCTTCGAGCGCCGCGTCTTCCACTCATCCTTCGCGCTGGAAGACCAGAAGGAAGGCATGGCCGCCTTCGCCGAGAAGCGCAAGGCGAGTTTCAAGAACCGCTGA
- a CDS encoding 2Fe-2S iron-sulfur cluster-binding protein — protein MSAPRFHELTVKRVSPEAAGSLAVTFAIPAAAREAFSFQPGQFLTLRTQINGQDVRRTYSISSPRSRLAKAGELEIGIRPVEGGLFSNWAAQTLKAGATLDVMPPDGRFIVKKQRAIHRVGFAAGSGITPILSIAASTLEEQPESKFTLVYGNRRMSSVMFNEALQDLKDRYPDRLTLIHILSRQAQEVDLLQGRIDGAKVQAVIDALLPVKSMDEVFICGPEAMIEATEKALIDAGVPASRVYAERFTSGPAMAAKVQADTDAAATRTQAAKDIALTIVLDGKEHELQIGADEHVLDAALNAGLDLPFSCKAGVCCTCRAKVLCGEVVMDKNFTLESAEMEQGFVLSCQARATTRKLVVSFDDR, from the coding sequence ATGTCCGCCCCCCGCTTTCATGAACTCACCGTCAAGCGTGTCAGCCCCGAAGCGGCCGGCTCGCTGGCGGTCACTTTCGCCATCCCGGCCGCCGCCCGCGAAGCCTTCAGTTTCCAGCCCGGCCAGTTCCTGACGCTGCGTACTCAAATCAATGGCCAGGATGTTCGCCGCACCTACTCGATCAGCAGCCCGCGCAGCCGGCTGGCCAAGGCCGGCGAGCTGGAAATCGGCATCCGCCCGGTCGAAGGCGGCCTGTTTTCCAACTGGGCGGCGCAAACCCTGAAGGCCGGTGCGACGCTCGACGTGATGCCGCCGGACGGCCGCTTCATCGTCAAGAAGCAGCGCGCCATCCATCGCGTCGGCTTCGCCGCCGGTTCGGGGATCACGCCGATCCTGTCGATTGCCGCCAGCACGCTGGAAGAGCAGCCGGAATCGAAATTCACGCTGGTCTATGGCAATCGCCGGATGTCCAGCGTGATGTTCAACGAAGCGCTGCAGGATCTGAAGGACCGTTACCCGGACCGCCTGACGCTGATCCACATCCTCTCCCGCCAAGCCCAGGAGGTTGACCTCCTGCAGGGCCGCATCGACGGCGCCAAGGTGCAAGCGGTAATCGATGCCCTGTTGCCGGTAAAGAGCATGGACGAAGTCTTCATCTGTGGCCCGGAAGCGATGATCGAAGCCACCGAGAAGGCGCTGATCGACGCCGGCGTGCCGGCCAGCCGCGTCTATGCCGAGCGCTTCACCAGCGGCCCGGCAATGGCCGCCAAGGTGCAGGCCGATACCGATGCGGCGGCGACCCGGACGCAGGCTGCCAAGGACATCGCGCTGACCATCGTGCTCGACGGCAAGGAGCATGAGCTGCAGATCGGCGCCGACGAGCATGTCCTCGATGCCGCGTTGAATGCCGGCCTCGATCTGCCCTTCTCGTGCAAGGCCGGCGTCTGCTGCACCTGCCGGGCCAAGGTGTTGTGCGGCGAGGTGGTGATGGACAAGAACTTCACGCTGGAAAGCGCCGAGATGGAACAGGGCTTCGTGCTCAGTTGCCAGGCCCGGGCGACGACCCGGAAACTGGTGGTCAGTTTCGACGATCGCTGA
- the paaD gene encoding 1,2-phenylacetyl-CoA epoxidase subunit PaaD, whose translation MTTSVEAAWAALADLADPEIPVISLRDLGILRDVRQGPDGLEVVITPTYSGCPAMGQIEDDVRATLLAQGIVARVVTQLAPAWTTDWMSEAGKEKLRAYGIAPPHQTPAGSSVVRFMARPATAAVVPCPQCGSSHTVESSHFGSTACKALYKCLDCQEPFDYFKPY comes from the coding sequence ATGACGACGAGCGTCGAGGCCGCCTGGGCCGCGCTGGCCGATCTGGCCGACCCGGAAATCCCGGTCATTTCGCTGCGCGATCTCGGCATCCTGCGCGACGTGCGCCAGGGGCCGGACGGCCTGGAGGTGGTCATCACGCCAACCTACAGCGGCTGCCCGGCGATGGGCCAGATCGAGGACGACGTGCGGGCGACGCTGCTCGCCCAGGGCATTGTCGCCCGCGTCGTCACCCAGCTGGCCCCGGCCTGGACGACCGACTGGATGAGCGAGGCCGGCAAGGAAAAGCTGCGCGCCTACGGCATCGCCCCACCCCACCAGACACCGGCCGGCAGCTCGGTGGTGCGCTTCATGGCCCGCCCGGCCACGGCGGCTGTCGTGCCCTGTCCGCAATGCGGCTCGAGCCACACCGTCGAATCCTCACACTTTGGCTCAACGGCTTGCAAGGCACTCTACAAGTGCCTCGACTGCCAGGAACCATTCGATTATTTCAAGCCATATTAG
- the paaC gene encoding 1,2-phenylacetyl-CoA epoxidase subunit PaaC, producing MSAAIDYLLHLADNALVLGQRNAEWCGHGPILEEDIALSNVSLDLIGQARLLYQLVATLKGGDCTEDKLAYFRDTGEFRNYTLLELPHHGPLSGYAQASLDYGTTIVRNFLYSALMALLWEALEKSANADLAAIAAKSLKEVRYHLRHSRDWLVRLGDGTDESHARTQAALDHLLPYTEEFWASSPAEAAAIAAGIGIDPQSLKADWDGLVDAALAEATLHRPALGGYVPEGKKGLHSEHLGFLLAEMQSLARAHPNGNW from the coding sequence ATGAGCGCCGCCATCGACTACCTGCTGCACCTCGCCGACAATGCCCTGGTCCTCGGCCAGCGCAATGCCGAGTGGTGCGGCCATGGCCCGATCCTCGAGGAAGACATCGCGCTGTCCAACGTCAGCCTCGACCTGATCGGCCAGGCCCGCCTGCTCTATCAGCTGGTCGCGACGCTCAAGGGCGGCGACTGCACGGAAGACAAGCTGGCCTATTTCCGCGACACCGGCGAGTTCCGCAACTACACGCTGCTCGAACTGCCGCACCACGGCCCGCTTTCCGGCTACGCCCAGGCCAGCCTCGACTACGGCACGACCATCGTCCGCAACTTCCTCTACAGCGCGCTGATGGCGCTGCTCTGGGAAGCGCTCGAAAAGTCGGCCAATGCCGATCTGGCGGCGATCGCCGCCAAGTCGCTGAAGGAAGTGCGCTATCACCTGCGCCATTCCCGCGACTGGCTGGTCCGCCTCGGCGACGGTACCGATGAATCGCATGCCCGGACCCAGGCGGCGCTCGATCACCTGCTGCCCTACACCGAGGAATTCTGGGCGAGCAGCCCGGCCGAAGCGGCGGCCATCGCGGCCGGTATCGGCATCGATCCGCAGAGCCTGAAGGCCGACTGGGACGGCCTCGTCGATGCCGCGCTGGCCGAAGCAACGCTGCACCGCCCGGCGCTCGGCGGCTATGTACCGGAAGGCAAGAAGGGCCTGCATTCCGAGCATCTCGGCTTCCTCCTCGCCGAAATGCAGAGCCTCGCCCGGGCCCATCCGAACGGAAACTGGTAA
- the paaB gene encoding 1,2-phenylacetyl-CoA epoxidase subunit PaaB: MTTALKEWPLWEVFVRSKQGLEHKHCGSLHAADAAQALDMARDVYTRRQEGVSIWVVPSVAITASNPDEKGELFDPAADKIYRHPTFYDIPEEVGHM, encoded by the coding sequence ATGACTACCGCATTGAAAGAATGGCCGCTCTGGGAAGTTTTCGTCCGCAGCAAGCAGGGCCTCGAACACAAGCACTGCGGCAGCCTGCACGCCGCCGACGCCGCCCAGGCGCTGGACATGGCGCGCGACGTCTATACCCGCCGGCAGGAGGGCGTCAGCATCTGGGTCGTGCCCTCGGTGGCGATCACCGCCAGCAACCCGGACGAAAAGGGCGAACTGTTCGACCCGGCGGCCGACAAGATCTACCGCCACCCGACCTTCTACGACATCCCGGAAGAAGTGGGGCACATGTAA
- the paaA gene encoding 1,2-phenylacetyl-CoA epoxidase subunit PaaA, with translation MYTQSFNVPDTPGAKTVALAPAIEDAALQAAFDSRIDADGRIEPQDWMPDAYRKTLVRQISQHAHSEIVGMLPEGNWISRAPSLKRKAILIAKVQDEGGHGLYLYSAAETLGTSRDQMLDGLHSGRAKYSSIFNYPTLTWADVGVIGWLVDGAAIMNQIPLCRCSYGPYARAMVRVCKEESFHQRQGYEALLVMMTGTEEQKAMVQDAVNRWWWKCLAMFGPPDADSPNSAQGMRWGIKRVTNDELRQKFVDATVPQARVLGVTLPDPDLKWNEERQHHDYGTIDWDEFWATVNGNGPCNKERLATRVKAYNEGQWVRDAALAHHSKQQERATKEAA, from the coding sequence ATGTACACACAGTCTTTCAACGTCCCGGACACACCCGGCGCGAAGACCGTCGCACTGGCTCCAGCCATTGAAGATGCCGCCCTGCAGGCGGCGTTCGACAGCCGCATCGACGCCGATGGGCGGATCGAGCCGCAGGACTGGATGCCCGACGCCTATCGCAAGACCCTGGTGCGCCAGATCAGCCAGCACGCCCACAGCGAAATCGTCGGCATGCTGCCGGAAGGCAACTGGATTTCCCGCGCCCCCAGCCTGAAGCGCAAGGCCATCCTGATCGCCAAGGTCCAGGACGAAGGCGGCCACGGCCTCTACCTCTACTCCGCCGCCGAAACGCTGGGCACCAGCCGCGACCAGATGCTCGACGGCCTGCACAGCGGGCGCGCCAAATACAGCTCGATCTTCAACTACCCGACCCTGACCTGGGCCGACGTCGGCGTGATCGGCTGGCTGGTGGACGGCGCCGCGATCATGAACCAGATCCCGCTCTGCCGCTGCTCCTACGGCCCCTACGCCCGGGCGATGGTGCGCGTCTGCAAGGAAGAATCCTTCCACCAGCGCCAGGGCTACGAAGCGCTGCTGGTGATGATGACCGGCACCGAGGAACAGAAGGCGATGGTCCAGGATGCCGTCAATCGCTGGTGGTGGAAGTGCCTGGCGATGTTCGGACCGCCCGACGCCGACAGCCCGAACAGCGCCCAAGGCATGCGCTGGGGCATCAAGCGGGTGACCAACGACGAGCTGCGCCAGAAATTCGTCGATGCCACCGTGCCGCAGGCCAGGGTACTCGGCGTGACGCTGCCCGACCCCGATCTGAAATGGAACGAGGAACGCCAGCACCACGACTACGGCACGATCGACTGGGACGAATTCTGGGCGACGGTGAACGGCAACGGCCCATGCAACAAGGAACGCCTGGCGACCCGCGTCAAGGCCTACAACGAAGGACAGTGGGTGCGCGATGCCGCGCTGGCCCACCACAGCAAACAGCAAGAACGCGCCACTAAGGAGGCAGCATGA
- a CDS encoding ABC transporter substrate-binding protein encodes MKHSIKKLVAGTALVLGAFAAVAAEPIKIGSVLSVTGPAAFLGDPELKTLQMYVEDINKKGGLLGRPLELVHYDDGSDAGKANGFTKRLIDDDKVDILVGGTTTGATMSAAPLVDKAGIPFISLAGAVVIVEPVKKWVFKTPHTDRMAAEKVFEDMKKRGISKVALLSESSGFGQSGKKETEGVAAKYGITLVANETYGPKDTDMSPQLTKIKNTAGVQGVFIFGLGQGPAIATKNYKQLGITLPLYHAHGVASEEFIKLAGPAAEGIRLPAAALLVASKLDAKDPQKPIVTAYSKSFSDKWKTDVSSFGGHAYDGLMLAVDAIKRAGSTDKAKVRDAIEATKGYIGTGGIVNMSATDHMGLDLTAFRMLEVKNGDWTLVP; translated from the coding sequence ATGAAGCACAGCATCAAGAAGCTCGTTGCCGGTACCGCCCTGGTCCTCGGCGCCTTTGCCGCCGTCGCCGCCGAGCCGATCAAGATCGGTTCCGTGCTGTCGGTCACCGGTCCGGCCGCCTTCCTCGGCGACCCGGAACTGAAGACGCTGCAGATGTACGTCGAGGACATCAACAAGAAGGGCGGCCTGCTCGGTCGTCCGCTCGAACTGGTCCATTACGACGACGGCAGCGATGCCGGCAAGGCCAACGGCTTCACCAAGCGGCTGATCGACGACGACAAGGTCGACATTCTGGTCGGCGGCACGACGACCGGCGCCACCATGTCGGCCGCCCCGCTGGTCGACAAGGCCGGCATCCCGTTCATTTCGCTGGCCGGCGCCGTGGTCATCGTCGAGCCGGTCAAGAAGTGGGTTTTCAAGACGCCGCACACCGACCGGATGGCCGCTGAAAAGGTCTTCGAGGACATGAAGAAGCGCGGCATCAGCAAGGTCGCCCTGCTCTCCGAGTCCTCCGGTTTCGGCCAGTCCGGCAAGAAGGAGACCGAAGGCGTCGCCGCCAAGTACGGCATCACGCTGGTCGCCAACGAGACCTACGGCCCCAAGGACACCGACATGAGCCCGCAGCTGACCAAGATCAAGAACACCGCCGGCGTCCAGGGCGTGTTCATCTTCGGTCTCGGCCAGGGTCCGGCGATCGCCACCAAGAACTACAAGCAACTGGGCATCACGCTGCCGCTCTATCACGCGCACGGCGTCGCCTCGGAAGAGTTCATCAAGCTGGCCGGGCCGGCCGCCGAAGGCATCCGCCTGCCGGCCGCCGCCCTGCTGGTGGCCAGCAAGCTCGACGCCAAGGACCCGCAGAAGCCGATCGTCACCGCCTACTCCAAGTCCTTCAGCGACAAGTGGAAGACCGACGTCTCGTCCTTCGGCGGCCATGCCTATGACGGCCTGATGCTCGCCGTCGATGCCATCAAGCGCGCCGGCAGCACCGACAAGGCCAAGGTCCGCGACGCCATCGAAGCGACCAAGGGCTACATCGGCACCGGCGGCATCGTGAACATGTCGGCGACCGACCACATGGGCCTCGACCTGACCGCCTTCCGCATGCTCGAAGTCAAGAACGGCGACTGGACCCTGGTCCCGTAA
- the pcaF gene encoding 3-oxoadipyl-CoA thiolase, translated as MIEAFICDAIRTPIGRYGGALSGVRADDLGAIPLKALMERNPQVDWTVVDDIIYGCANQAGEDNRNVARMSGLLAGLPIEVPGTTVNRLCGSGMDAVGLAARSIKSGETSLMIAGGVESMSRAPFVMGKAESAFSRNAAIYDTTIGWRFSNPLMKKLYDTHSMPQTADNVAAEFAISRADQDAFAVRSQQRWAAAQAAGRFADELVPVLIPQKKGEAKVVDTDEHPRPETTLEMLAKLKGVNGPELTVTAGNASGVNDGACALLLASGAAASQYGLKPLARVVGMATAGVPPRIMGFGPAPAVRKVLAQTGLTLDQMDVIELNEAFAAQGLAVLRDLGLADDAAHVNPNGGAIALGHPLGMSGARLVTTAAYELKRRGGRYALCTMCIGVGQGIAMVIERV; from the coding sequence ATGATTGAAGCTTTTATCTGCGACGCCATCCGCACCCCGATCGGCCGCTACGGCGGCGCCCTCTCCGGCGTGCGTGCCGACGACCTCGGCGCCATTCCGCTCAAGGCGCTGATGGAACGCAACCCGCAGGTCGACTGGACGGTCGTCGATGACATCATCTACGGCTGCGCCAACCAGGCCGGCGAAGACAACCGCAACGTCGCCCGGATGTCCGGCCTGCTGGCCGGACTGCCGATCGAAGTGCCGGGCACCACGGTGAACCGCCTGTGCGGTTCCGGCATGGATGCGGTCGGCCTGGCCGCCCGCTCGATCAAGTCCGGCGAAACGTCGCTGATGATCGCCGGCGGCGTCGAAAGCATGTCACGCGCCCCCTTCGTCATGGGCAAGGCGGAATCGGCCTTCTCGCGCAACGCGGCGATCTACGACACGACCATCGGCTGGCGCTTCAGTAACCCGCTGATGAAGAAGCTCTACGACACGCATTCGATGCCGCAGACGGCCGACAACGTGGCAGCCGAGTTCGCCATTTCGCGCGCCGACCAGGATGCCTTCGCCGTCCGCTCGCAACAGCGCTGGGCCGCCGCCCAGGCGGCCGGCCGCTTCGCCGACGAGCTGGTGCCGGTGCTCATTCCGCAGAAGAAGGGCGAGGCGAAAGTGGTCGATACCGACGAGCATCCGCGGCCGGAAACGACGCTGGAAATGCTCGCCAAGCTGAAGGGCGTCAATGGCCCCGAACTCACCGTCACCGCCGGCAACGCCTCCGGCGTCAATGACGGCGCCTGCGCGCTGCTGCTGGCTTCCGGTGCCGCCGCCAGCCAGTATGGCCTCAAGCCACTGGCCCGCGTCGTCGGCATGGCGACGGCCGGCGTGCCGCCCCGGATCATGGGTTTCGGCCCGGCCCCGGCGGTGCGCAAGGTGCTGGCGCAGACCGGCCTGACGCTCGACCAGATGGACGTCATCGAGCTCAACGAAGCTTTCGCCGCCCAAGGTCTGGCGGTGCTGCGCGACCTCGGCCTGGCCGACGATGCGGCGCATGTGAATCCCAACGGCGGCGCGATCGCGCTCGGCCACCCGCTCGGCATGAGCGGCGCCCGGCTGGTCACCACCGCCGCCTATGAACTCAAACGCCGTGGCGGCCGCTACGCCCTGTGCACCATGTGTATCGGTGTCGGGCAAGGCATCGCCATGGTGATCGAGCGCGTTTGA
- the paaK gene encoding phenylacetate--CoA ligase PaaK yields the protein MTVKKPLPGDLEPIESASRDEISALQLERLKWSVRHTYDNVEPYRRKCLDKGIHPDDLKTLADIGKFPFMTKLDLRDNYPFGLFAVPRAKVARLHASSGTTGKSVVVGYTTRDIDNWSDLIARSLRAAGVRAGDMVHNAYGYGMFTGGLGAHYGIERAGCCAVPMSGGQTEKQVQQIMDFKPDAIMVTPSYSLVIAEEFERLGIKPADISLKVGIFGAEPWGEGMRHEIERKLGIDAIDIYGLTEVMGPGVACECIESKDGPVIWEDHFYPEIIDPETGEVLPDGEEGELVFTSLTKEAFPVIRYRTRDLTRLLPPTSRSFRRIGKITGRSDDMLIVRGVNVFPTQIEEQILRDPRLAGTYQILLTRDGHLDNVEVRCELQRELSGKLSPSEIQTISKELQHHIKTIIGISTRITVMEHDSIPRTLTGKAKRVLDERPKQQ from the coding sequence ATGACTGTCAAAAAACCCCTGCCCGGCGACCTCGAGCCGATCGAGAGCGCCAGCCGCGACGAGATTTCCGCGCTGCAACTGGAGCGCCTGAAATGGTCGGTGCGCCACACCTACGACAACGTCGAGCCGTATCGCCGCAAGTGCCTGGACAAGGGCATCCACCCGGACGACCTGAAGACGCTGGCCGATATCGGCAAGTTCCCGTTCATGACCAAGCTCGACCTGCGCGACAACTATCCGTTCGGCCTGTTTGCCGTGCCGCGCGCCAAGGTGGCCCGCCTGCACGCCTCGAGCGGCACGACCGGCAAGTCGGTGGTCGTCGGCTACACCACCAGGGACATCGACAACTGGTCCGACCTGATCGCCCGCTCGCTGCGCGCGGCCGGCGTCCGGGCCGGCGACATGGTGCATAACGCCTACGGCTACGGGATGTTCACCGGCGGCCTCGGCGCCCATTACGGGATCGAACGCGCCGGCTGCTGCGCCGTGCCGATGTCCGGCGGCCAGACCGAAAAGCAGGTGCAGCAGATCATGGACTTCAAGCCGGACGCGATCATGGTCACGCCGTCCTACTCGCTGGTCATCGCCGAGGAATTCGAGCGGCTCGGCATCAAGCCGGCCGACATCTCGCTGAAGGTCGGCATCTTCGGCGCCGAGCCGTGGGGCGAAGGGATGCGCCATGAGATCGAACGCAAGCTCGGCATCGACGCCATCGACATCTACGGCCTGACCGAAGTGATGGGCCCCGGCGTCGCCTGCGAATGCATCGAGAGCAAGGACGGCCCGGTGATCTGGGAAGACCATTTCTACCCCGAGATCATCGACCCGGAAACCGGCGAAGTGCTGCCCGACGGCGAGGAAGGCGAGCTGGTGTTCACCTCGCTGACCAAGGAAGCCTTCCCGGTCATCCGCTACCGGACCCGCGACCTGACCCGCCTGCTGCCGCCGACCTCCCGTTCGTTCCGCCGGATCGGCAAGATCACCGGGCGTTCCGACGACATGCTGATCGTCCGCGGCGTCAATGTCTTCCCGACCCAGATCGAGGAACAGATCCTGCGCGACCCGCGGCTGGCCGGCACCTACCAGATCCTGCTGACGCGCGACGGCCATCTCGACAACGTCGAAGTGCGCTGCGAACTGCAGCGCGAACTGTCCGGCAAGCTGTCGCCGAGCGAGATCCAGACGATCAGCAAGGAACTGCAGCACCACATCAAGACGATCATCGGCATCTCGACGCGGATCACCGTCATGGAGCATGACTCCATCCCCCGCACGCTGACCGGCAAAGCCAAGCGCGTGCTCGATGAACGACCCAAACAGCAGTAG
- the paaI gene encoding hydroxyphenylacetyl-CoA thioesterase PaaI, whose product MTEHHPKPTAEEAQTLADATATAMWARDRAAQALGMKIVRVQPGKALLTMAVRGDMVNGHHICHGGMIFSLADTAFAYSCNSYNKNTVASACHIDFLAPAREGETLEAESIEQSASGRTGVYDVTVRTADGRTVALFRGKSYRISGEVIAGLQTAATSC is encoded by the coding sequence ATGACTGAACATCACCCCAAACCGACCGCCGAAGAAGCCCAGACCTTGGCTGATGCCACCGCCACGGCGATGTGGGCGCGCGACCGCGCCGCCCAGGCGCTCGGCATGAAGATCGTCCGCGTCCAGCCGGGCAAGGCCCTGCTCACCATGGCGGTTCGCGGCGACATGGTCAATGGCCACCACATCTGCCACGGCGGCATGATCTTCAGCCTAGCCGACACCGCCTTCGCCTATTCCTGCAACAGCTACAACAAGAACACGGTGGCTTCGGCCTGCCACATCGACTTTCTGGCCCCGGCCCGCGAAGGCGAAACGCTCGAAGCCGAGTCCATCGAACAGTCGGCATCAGGCCGCACCGGCGTCTATGACGTCACGGTGCGTACCGCCGACGGCCGGACCGTTGCGCTGTTCCGCGGCAAGAGCTATCGCATCAGCGGCGAAGTCATCGCCGGACTGCAAACGGCAGCAACTAGTTGTTAG
- the paaH gene encoding 3-hydroxyacyl-CoA dehydrogenase PaaH has product MSHPPLPQQTVIAVVGTGAMGAGIAQVAAAAGHPVKLLDNRPGAAEKAVDGIRAQFAKLAAKGKLSAEAAQAAGARLIPVEQLADLADAGLVVEAIVENLAAKQKLYADLEAIVGPDCLFGTNTSSISVTAIGAALQRPERLAGLHFFNPAPLMALVEIVSGLATEPAVAATLFATAAAWGKTPVHAKSTPGFIVNRVARPYYAEALRLAQEGAADYATIDAVLREAGGFRMGPFELMDMIGHDVNFAVTNSVWRAFYHDQRFLPSLLQQELVDAGFFGKKSGRGFYDYREGAVKAVPQSEAAQTPVGKISIVGESAAAEALVDRLHHCSLSFSRVPENGGRIAEIGRAALYVTDGRSATQRAAESGVANTVLIDLALDYGKATRLAIAVAEQCDPEAANAACGLLQAAGFAVSRFADIPGLAVMRSVAMLANEAADAVNQGVCSAAAADSAMRLGVNYPQGPLAWADQVGLPNIRNVLTHLGASYGEDRYRVSPLIQRAVFAGKKIHD; this is encoded by the coding sequence GTGAGTCACCCACCCCTACCCCAACAAACCGTCATCGCGGTGGTCGGCACCGGCGCCATGGGCGCCGGCATCGCCCAGGTCGCGGCGGCTGCCGGCCACCCGGTCAAGCTGCTCGACAACCGCCCCGGCGCTGCCGAAAAGGCGGTCGACGGCATTCGTGCCCAGTTCGCCAAGCTCGCCGCCAAGGGCAAGCTGAGCGCCGAAGCCGCGCAGGCGGCCGGCGCCCGCCTGATCCCGGTCGAGCAACTGGCCGATCTGGCCGATGCCGGCCTGGTCGTCGAAGCCATCGTCGAGAACCTCGCAGCCAAGCAGAAGCTTTACGCCGACCTCGAAGCCATCGTCGGCCCCGACTGCCTGTTCGGCACCAACACCTCGTCGATCTCGGTCACCGCCATCGGCGCCGCCTTGCAGCGCCCGGAACGGCTGGCCGGCCTGCACTTCTTCAATCCGGCACCGTTGATGGCGCTGGTCGAAATCGTCTCCGGTCTGGCCACCGAACCGGCCGTCGCCGCGACGCTGTTCGCCACCGCCGCCGCCTGGGGCAAGACCCCGGTGCATGCCAAATCGACGCCCGGCTTCATCGTCAACCGCGTCGCCCGCCCCTATTACGCCGAGGCCCTGCGCCTGGCCCAGGAAGGCGCCGCCGACTACGCCACGATCGACGCCGTGCTGCGCGAGGCCGGCGGTTTCCGCATGGGGCCGTTCGAGCTGATGGACATGATCGGCCACGATGTCAATTTCGCCGTGACCAACTCGGTGTGGCGCGCCTTCTACCACGACCAGCGCTTCCTGCCCTCGCTGCTGCAGCAGGAGCTGGTCGATGCCGGCTTCTTCGGCAAGAAGAGCGGCCGCGGTTTCTACGATTACCGTGAGGGTGCCGTGAAAGCCGTGCCGCAAAGCGAAGCGGCCCAGACGCCGGTCGGCAAGATCAGCATCGTCGGCGAATCGGCGGCCGCCGAAGCGCTGGTCGACCGACTGCATCACTGCAGCCTGTCGTTCAGCCGTGTCCCTGAAAACGGTGGCCGGATCGCCGAGATCGGCCGCGCCGCGCTCTACGTCACCGACGGCCGCAGCGCCACGCAACGGGCAGCCGAGAGCGGCGTCGCCAACACCGTGCTGATCGACCTCGCCCTCGACTACGGCAAGGCCACGCGCCTGGCCATCGCCGTTGCCGAACAGTGCGACCCGGAGGCCGCCAACGCCGCCTGCGGTCTACTCCAGGCAGCCGGTTTCGCCGTCTCGCGTTTCGCCGACATTCCCGGCCTGGCCGTCATGCGCAGCGTCGCCATGCTCGCCAACGAGGCGGCCGATGCCGTCAATCAGGGCGTCTGCTCGGCTGCCGCCGCCGATTCGGCGATGCGCCTCGGCGTCAATTATCCCCAGGGACCACTCGCCTGGGCCGATCAGGTCGGCCTGCCGAACATCCGCAATGTCCTCACCCATCTCGGCGCCAGCTACGGCGAAGACCGCTACCGCGTCTCGCCGCTGATCCAGCGCGCCGTTTTTGCCGGAAAGAAAATCCATGACTGA